TGAGTACTAAATGAGGGGTGAGGCTTTAAGATGGTTTAATGAGGCTTTGTGGGATCTTGATACAGCCAAAATTCTATATAGGGAGAGGAGATTTAATGCGGCTGCATTCTACTCTCACCAAGCAGCTGAAAAGGCTTGTAAGGCGCTTCTCTACAATGTTAATGAGGCTCCATGGGGGCATAGTGTTAGGGAGCTCCT
This Candidatus Jordarchaeales archaeon DNA region includes the following protein-coding sequences:
- a CDS encoding HEPN domain-containing protein, whose product is MRGEALRWFNEALWDLDTAKILYRERRFNAAAFYSHQAAEKACKALLYNVNEAPWGHSVRELL